The region GAAAGGGTATGCGTTGCAAGGGTTGTCAGCGTaagcttcaacttcagctaTGGTGTTGCGAATCCTCGTTCTGTTGGTTTTaagacggcgaggatggtgcCGATTTTGGGGCCAGTATAATCATGTATGCTAAGTTCAATCCGCTAAGATACCTGATAATTGGAATCCTGTTCGTCTTCGTTATTGTCTTCAGAGAGTTACTCTCAGTGGACATAATATACATGCATATCTCTACTTGCCTTTATCTAGTTGCGTATAGTAACACGGTATAGCCTATCACAACCATGCTCCGGGGGTAAAACACGACTGTCTCAAGCTCTAGTTGAGTCAAGTATCCTGTCGAAAGCTTACTGTATCCTAGCGCCCTAAGCCATGGTAACTTTAGCAGTAATAGTGACAGCACGAGTTGCCGCAAATACGTAGATCACGAGGCTGCGTCTATCCACTTCCGTCCAGACCCCTGCCAAGCATAGACTATGGGCGTTTATGCTGAAGTATAAGCATTCATTGTGCTATACTTGATGGTTGTTtggaaaggggaaaaaacGCCTCTCTGAAGGGGCCCGTGGCCATCAAGGACTCATGTATAGTTTACCCACATTGATTATCCCTCTATGTAGCAGATGACGAAAAGCTTCCTTTATAAATTTTTCCCTTAATAGGTGTCTATGTTTGGTTTTCCAAGTGTCGCCGATTTCGGCTTCCGCCGTAATATGATATACAGTCTGGCCCCTTTACACGGTGATGCAGCGACCCGGGGTGTCATACGCTCTAGATAAGCTTGGCTATGGCATGAGAGTACCGCTTATGAAGCTTAGGCAGAACGTGATATGAGCTTGAGAGGAAAGCTGTTACAGTCCTGCACCATATCTGGCACATTGTCATCCTGTTGTCaggaacaaaaaaaaaagggctGCTCATTGGTCATATAAATAGACTGCTATGAATTGTCTACTTATTAAGCAATTAGCTTCAAACATATAGGCTCTATATTTAGGACGAACGAGTATATAAGTGAACCACAACAGACATTGTGACATGGCCAGTCAATCTGCCCCTCTCAGTGCGAGTCATGGAATCCAGATTCAATATTCATTTGTACTCCGAAGTAGTTATCGCATTACAGTGGTCTTGCAATCATGATCACCCTCAGCTAAGGCTGCAAGCGCCCATCCGCGATCGTATTGGCGCCATATCCTAGATGCCCTAAACTCGCTAGCTTGGGGGCCGTATTCTTGTCCAGCCTGTCGATTGGCAAAGCTAGCTCACGGCCCGTACATGATCCGTTAGAGGGGACAGGTTTGTGGGTGGTCATCACGTTAGAGATATAATAAGTACCTGTGGTGTCTGCGGTACCTTGCTCACCAATTTCTCGCTCGCTCCGCCGCGCCGCAGCCAACACCCATGCCTCCAGGTCACCCAAGCACCAGTAGCAAGAATGAGGAGGGATTTAAGCCTGGAAACGACGGAGCTCACAACCTTGCGCCAAGATAGCGAGCTCCGCTCTCCAGCATCCGGCAGTTATCACGATCCGGATGCAGATCGCACGTGTGGGGAAATACTGGGACTAGGGGGATGGAAAGCGACCCTGTACCTGGGGTCGGCCACCTCGTTTACAGTCCTGATTCTAAATCTGGTCATGGTTTGCTGGGCGAGCTTCCGTCATTCCGACCAGGACCAGAGAGTGCTCTACTCGGGCAATTGCGACCGCACGAAGGAACTTGGGACGTGCGTGCATTTGTTGATCAACGTGCTCAGTACGCTTTTGCTGAGCGCGAGTAATTTTGGAATGGTATGATGGCCTTGGATTGTCACACAATGCATGAGAGTATTGACAGGTGGCACGGTAGCAATGCCTCAGCGCTCCCACGCGCAAGGATATCGATCGCGCGCACGCAGATAACGAGTGGCTTGATATTGGAGTTCACAGTATACGCAACCTACGGAGAATACCGCGATTTCGAATGCTGCTCTGGCTCAGTCTAGCCCTAACCTCTGTTCCGCTCCATCTGTTGTGCGTCGCCCCTTCTCCCGCGGTACTGGATAGCCAGGACTCACCTGAACAGCTATAACTCCACTGTCTATTCGAGCctctccgccaactcctATGATGTGTACATTGGAAACTCCAGTTTTACCTCGCTCACGCCAGCCGACGTCGCGAACGTATATGATCCCGGCTGGAACGGAACAGAGCATTATGCATCCGCACCAAGGCTGGTGCGCATGGCAGCTGAGCTAGAGAGGCTCTCGCCGGAGGATTGCATCTCAACGTACGAAACCACTTTTCTGTCCAAGTACGCCAGCGTCGTCTTGGTCAGCGAGACCTTCAATGGGAGTACAAATGTGCCGGCAGTAGATACGGCAGTGATCTACGTCGACACCGCGCGCATCCCTGGAATGGGGGAGTACACAGAGACGGTGCCGTACAAATGGATATGCCACGATAAGCTCGATAAGCTCTATGACGATTACTATTGTACTGGCAGCGTTGGCAAGGTCAAGTCGGGCGATGAATGGGTAGTGGGCGGATACAAGATTGACTATTGCCTGGCCGAGCGCACAGCCGAGAAGTGCACGCTCGAGTACAGCCTGCCGTTGGCAATTGTCGTTATCTGCGTGAATTTCGTCAAGGCTCTGCTGATCTGTCTGGCCCCATCTCTGCTCGGAGACGGACCGCTGCTGACTATTGGGGATGGGATTGGCTCTTTTCTGCGGTCGCCGGATGAGACGACTCAAGGGAATTGTCTTCTGACGAGAGAGATCGTGGCCGAAAGAACTGGGCAGGATTCCCGGGTGCAATGTCAGTCGAGAGTCCAAAAGGCAACGAGATACTGCATCCGTAGATTGCGCGGTATTGGCATTCCAATGTCCGACAAACTTGACGGGTGGGCATACTCTGCTGGCCCTACCAAAGAGCCTGGCGAGTCCGAAATCAAGCCGCTGCGGTATTCTGTGATGCCAAAACGCCGCTGGACATCTCTGTCTAGGGCTCGCTGGGTCACCTGTCTCCTCGTGTGCGTCACTCGTCTGCCTTCCTAGATACATCAACCATACTAACAGTGGCAGATACATGGCATCGACAGCTGTTTGCGTCGGCCTGCTGTCTCGCGGACTTGCTTCCATGGTAAACACTGAGGGCGTGTGGACGTCTGGGCTCGCCGTTATTTCCTCGCAGACCTTGATCGAGTCACTCTATTGGCCTCGTGATCTAATCGCGAACGTCCTCATTGCCAACACCCCACAACTGATCTACTCTGGAATCTACTTCATGTCCAATAGCATCCTCACCAATATGGCATTGTCCGGCGAATGGGTTAATTTCTCGCTTCACCGAAAGGGACTCCGCGTTTCGTCAAAGCCTCAAGGCCATCAGCGCCGAACGCACTTTCTATCATTACCTTTCCGCTTCGGCGTTCCCCTTATCATTGTCTCAGCGTTATTGCACTGGCTCATGTCCCAGAGTCTGTATCTCGTGCGGATCATCGCCTACAGCGACCCCCAGACACGAAATGCTGATTATGATACCATAACCCTCGGGTATTCGCCACCGGCCATTGTGATCGGCCTTTGTGTGGGAATGCTACTGCCAGCGGGTCTGGTGCTTTTTGGATGTGGGAGGTTTCAGTCTGGCATGCCGGTTGCAGGGAGCTGCAGCATGGCTATTGCTGCGGCGTGTCACCCCAGGGGTCAGACGGATGAAGATAGAGCGAACCTGGAGTATCAGCGGCTGAAGTGGGGAGTCGAGGCGTATCAGAACGGAGAGATGTGGCATTGTGCGTTCTCGAATAGGAAAGTTATGAAGCCTGAGGATGGAATGGAATACCAGTGAGCTACAAACTTCTCTTTCGTTCATCCCTGCTCAACACATCCTGCGTTCAATGCGATAAGCGCCCTGCCTGCGTGGGGAGGATCCGTGTGTGCCGACAACACACATGCCAGGCTGCTCGTCACAGAAGAATTGGCCAGTGTGCTCTGGTCTGACGCAACCTTGCAGCCCTAAAGTTGGTTCGAGTCTCGTCGTCTCGCAGTCTGGGACTTGGTTAGAGCAGGGTAGCATCGGCCAGAGTCAGGGTGAACCTTATGTCTGACATTCATCGATTTTCTTCATGGCAGGTCTGCCGCCAGAAAATTCCGGTATGTCAGAACAGTCGTGTAGGCATACCCCGGGCGCTATTGAGGATGTGGTTGTCAGTCATTGGACTGTCTGGTCCATGTGACCACTAGGCTAGGTACTGACGCACATGTCATGATCAATGGATATCACCCGCTTCACCCTCTTATTCACGTGCTTCCAATAGAGAGATAGAGTAAAAGGCTTATTTCACAGATTGGGATTTCCACTGCAGTGTGACGATCCATTCTGGACGGGCCGGGACGTCAGACTCTGGTTGATAAAAAAGACCTTCAGTCAGAACAGATTCATAAGGAAGATTATTATGATTTTACCCCCTTTGCCCTGCTCTCCTCCAATAACAGTTGAATGTCAAATTCTCAAATTCCTTTTCTCTCAGCTGGGATTTCAGCTGCAGAAACCGTTGCCGGTCTAATCGGTCCACGCTTGACCGACAGACCGGGCACCGGAACGCCTATGCTGCAACTCCTTACTGAAACCCTGTAAGCTGCGCGTTCTGTTGGCAAGCTGGGAATATATTGTGGTGCCGTGATGCGGCTATCAGTATAAAGCTGGCCCAGCCTAACCCGGCACTCTCAAAACATGGAGAACATCacattcttccttctcacCCCATCCCTCAGCCATCCTGGTCTTGCTTCATCCACCACACCTTAACATAACCATGTCGAAGGCTTCAAAGAAACCCAGAAAGTCGGGGGCGTCCAGGGATGAAACCGAGGCGTTAGCTGATTACCTCGCGAGACTTGCTCCGTTcgtcgatgacggcgagaaCCCAACCGCTACTAGGACCGCCAGACGTGCACTCCGGCATTATACAGTTGAGCGGCAGAACTTCTTGTTCTCCCTGGGCCTCGACTCAAACATGAGCTTTCCGCAAGCACTGAATCGCGCGGTGAATATCGTCCATCAGCTGGACGATGACCTGGATGAAGCCAGAAAGGAGATCGAGGAGTTAGCCCAAAATGTGAGCgagttggtgaagaagaacgacgaACTGCAAACTACGAATTCCGTCCTAGAGGATGCCCATGATACCCTTGCACAGGATAAGAAAGACATCGAAATGGTGGCAACGAATCGAGAACGTCAGTTGGATACCGAATGCGCTGAAACGAACAAATTTCGAGAGAAATACTACGTAGTCGCCGAAGAACTCCTCCGCCGGGACAAAGAAAGATATGAGGCAAAAGCCTTGTGAGACGCCCCTGATCATGATTTCCTAGCAACCATATTCGCTAATACTCCCCGTTTCTCTAGGGTCGAGAAATTCAATGAACTATGGACCGACATATTTAAAGGATGGGAAGACGTCTGTGGGAGCCGCGCGGACCGTCGGTTCAAATACGGCGTCTCGGGCGTCTGGAAGCACCTCTGCGACAATATATGGTGCCCTGATATGCCGCTCCCCAGCAACAAGGCCGCGGACTTGATACGTCGTTATTGTCCGCCGGTGGCCGGGCACAAGAATGCTGACTTTCAAACGCGAGTGCGCGGCATCGTTGACCAGGCCGGTGATCTTCGcaatgagctggagaataGCCAGTTTACAGTGCATATCAACCCTGCCCTTGTGCGTCTTGAGCAAGACCCGTATCTCTCACCTACGGTCGTCATTTTCACAAGCTTCGGCTTTGCTGAGTCCCTCGGGTATTGCAACGTGCCCGGAACGCATCCAGAGGCTAACTCCAGGGATGCTGCTGTGTAATGCACCATGGGTCTTTCGAGGTCTAAATTCCTCATTATGTCGATTATCGTCCAAGCACTGCAAAATGACTTTATAGCATATTCTAGTAGAACGTGTACCttgaggtttttttttttttaataaAAAGGGGCTAACAACAATCAAATCTCACTAAATGCTAGAACTATGTACTTTGACAGGCTGTACCACAAgacaaaaataaaaataaaaatattaGGAAAGTGAAAAGGGAATGACGAAACAGaaaaatataaatataaAATTGAAACTTAATAAATTAAGTATCATCAATCAGGTGCGTCTTCTTAGTCTTGCcgcggtgatgatgctgtTTGCCAAAGCAGTATATTCGGCTTGGCCTTTCTCAACTGGTATCATAGCCCTAGGCAGAGAGCCGCCACAGTACCAGTGCCAATATCCGTCATGGTCATGTTCTGGTGCGTTCATACTATTCCCGTCATATTCGTCTGTCGCTCATTCATACACCCTTCATTTGATGAGCACCTTCAGACTTCAACAACAGTGAACATTCAACATCCTTTAACATCATCCAATCCGGCTGTGACTTTGTACAGCTCCATTCGCGTCTTATTTGTTACAAGTGGTGCTTTTGGCTGAAAATTGCCCACCGCGCACCCAGTCACGAGTGTGGCCTATAGATCTCGAGTagggctgccgctgccggTAAGAGATGCCTGACTCCGCAGCGGTCAATGGCTTGTTCACGTACTTACAACTGGGCCAATTATAATGAAATTTCTAGCGCCTGCGCTTCATTTAAAATATATACAGCAAAGCTAGCCACAACACTTGgtcgcttcctcctcgaccttAGCCGCTGCAGGTCCCTGCGTCTGCCCCAGCACGACCTTATATTGCCCCCAGTCGAAGAAGAGTTTGCCCAAGAACGCACCGATAAAGATCGAGATGATCATGTACCCGTTGTAATACATCGCGATCAGCATGGTGATATATGCCACCCCGAACTGCGCTACATGCAGTACCGCCCGGATAATTTGCTGCAGCGGGCTCGCTCGGTAGGTGACCACACTGGCGGGCACACCGCACACCAGCGGGTCGTCAAGCTGCGCAATCGCATGCCGCTGAAACTGCCGCTGCAGGCTCTCTTCGTAATCCTTGGATACGCGCCGCAGGAACTCGAGCGCGACCCCCAGGAGCGCAACGCCGATGCAGGAGACGGCAAACATGCCTTTTGTAGTGACGTGCCATGTCGATGAAAGAAAGCATGAGTCGATCACTTTCCAGTTCCAGAGCATCTGGAGCGTTCCAAAAGATCGAATTAGCATGATCTCATTCGAGTATCAAGTCACGTGATACGACTTACCTCGACAGAGCAGGAAGCATTAGTCGCTGACGAGGACATATCCATGCCGGCCATGCGGGGGAGGAGCGTTGAGTGTGTGTGCTCCATCTTGTCGAATGTCTGGATACCCGGAAAGATGGCGATATCTGGCGGAcggtggaggaaggctgcAATGGGGAACCTGTGAAGAAAACCAGGTGCTTGAAGGCACTTATAGCCGATTGCCGTCCCGGCCTCGATCCCTGATTAGATTAAGTTCAGGGTGGAGCGATAAAGCAGACTTGAGCACATTTTGGGCTTGGCAGACGGTTTCAGCCAGTCACAGGACAGACAAAAGCCCTAATCTGCTCAATGTGGAGACTTTTCCACACCTGGTCTGATCCATGTTAATGAGGGTGGTGATGCTGCTTTGGGAAACGGGGACTGCTCTCAAAAATATAATGCGGTCGATCTCCCTGCTTTGACAGCTCGAGACGTTCCCAGCCCCGCCAGCGACCATGTCCAACCTCGACGCCGTCAAACGCCATATCCAGGACTTCTCGCAGGACTCTGAGCTCGAGTACCACTGGGGTTATGCGGCCCGCCAGGTCCCCTGCCTCAACGATGCGGGCGCTTGTGAGTATCTCGACGCCGTCTACCACGAGCATGACCTGGGCATGCTCTATACTTTCATCCTCTGGGCCGTCATCTGCGgcctgctcttcctcttcgtccttggaCGAACCCTGTTCCCTCTGACGCGGGCCTCTGCCCCTGTCGACAGAACGCATTTCGCAGACTCACAGTCCTGCCAGAATGATAAAGCGCTTCTTGAAGACTCGCGGCCGCGCCAGAACGCTCCTTACCGGTTTGGTACCGCCATCAAGAGCATGACGCGGCGGTACCTGCTCCCAGAGAGCGGTTGCGCCTTCGTGTTTGGCCACACGACgcggctgcagctccttatcctcgccatcctgaTTGGCTACCTGACGGTCTTCACTTTTGTCGGCATCACCTACAAGACATGGATGAGCCCCGTCAAGGGCATGCCCGGCGTGTATAACACCCGCACCGGGCTCGGGCCCTGGTCGGACCGCATCGGCGTGCTCGCCTTCGCGCTCACGCCGCTCGCCGTCATGCTCTCCAGCCGAGAGTCCCTGCTCTCGCTCATCACTGGGATCCCCTACCACCATTTTATGTTCTTACACCGCTGGCTCGGCTATATCATCTACATCCAGTCGACGCTCCACACGATCGGCTGGACGATCATCGAGGGCAAGCTCTACCAGCCGCAGCCGTCGGCGTGGAACACCTGGGTTGCGCAGACGTACATTATCTGGGGCATTGTGGCGATGATCTTGCTCTCAGTCATGGTCGCCCTTAGCACCCCGTGGGGGATCCGGCTGACCGGGTACGAAGTCTTCCGCAAACTGCACTATGTTCTGGCGATGGTCTACATAGGCGCGTGCTGGGGCCACTGGGCGCAGCTCTACTGCTGGATGATCGCCTCGCTGGTCGTCTGGTTCCTCGACCGCGGTATCAGGCTAGCGCGCACATTCACGATGCACCACTTCAACACGCCAAACACCAGCCACGGGTTCGGCATGCACGTTCCCAATGCGCGCATGACGGTCTTCCAGCGCGCGcgcgacggcgacatcgtccgcctcgagctcgagcACAACCACGACGAGTGGCAGATCGGTCAgcatttctttctctgctttcccGCTCTGAGCGTCTGGCAGAGTCATCCGATGACGCCCGCCAGTGTGCCCGGGACGAACCCGCGGGGCCAGATTCATACCTATATCATCCGCGCCCGGAGCGGGATTACCAAGCGGCTCGCCCAGCTGGCGCAGACAGCTCAAGCAACCTCGGTGGTCTTGAACGGACCGTACGGCCAGTCGATTGTGGACGAGGACTTTTACCGTGACGACGAAATCAACGTCTTCTGTGTTGCAGGCGGAACCGGCGTGACCTttgtcctttctctcctgctcAGGCTGGCGCAGCAGGCACAGCGCCGGGGCCTCCTTGAATTCGTCTGGGTCGTCCGTCGTAAGGACGACCTAGACTGGATCcagccggagctggagacgctgaagaaggctgctgctgcagtgcGAACTTTCCGCATTCGCATCTTCGTCACCAGAGGGGCTCACGATTCCACCGAACCGGTCGCAGCATTGGGAGACCCTTTCTCCAAGGAGGCAGACGCCGCCGTTAACTGCCAGACACCGTCTTCCCCCTCGACGCCATCAGTCTCGCCTCATGAACACCAGGACCCAACCCCAACTTCCACGTTCACCATCCACGCCCCTTCGTCGGCCGCCTCCTTAGCCAGCGGGGACAAAAACCACCCCGATCTCGCTGCGCAGGTGACGGACTTTGTCTCACGCACGGTATCCGGCCCAACGCGCGTCTTTGCTAGCGGCCCCCTCGGCATGATCCGTGATCTACGCAGCGCCGTTGCCTCGTGCAATGATCCGGGTAAGGTGTGGAAGGGTCAGGAGAGGTTTGATGTGCAGTTGGTGCATGATGATCGGTTGGAATTCTAGCTGGAAGCggagctggctctgcttGGTTGAGATTCTCTGTATATATTGTAAGACCGAAATATACCCCACTTTATCTGTTTGTTCTAGTTTGAGCTTTGTAAGACAAATATAGATGTATTATAGCCCGGACTGGATTGTCCCCTAAACCAGTTTCGCAACAGCCTTGAATAAATCAAGGAGCAACGGCACACCAGGTAGTCATGTTAACCAGCCCGACTATGCAAAAGTACTCCTAATATCAAAGTAATGTACAGAATCTCCAATCAAGCCTAGCAAGAGCCGAGTTGAATTGCGTTCAACTGGCGTTACTCGCGCAGGAGAAACTCGCACTGCTCGAGTCCTCATGCAGTGCGCGTCCAGATACATACAGGCCGAGGCCGCACTAAATGGTCATTAGCTTCATGTCAGCCGGCGAGGGCAAGTCGGGAAAACTTACAATCGTGGCAGCAACCGCAATCATACCGAAGTTCACAACCGTGAGGAAGGACTTCATCGGGCTCGCAAACAGCCGCGATTTATTCAGGTACAGCCAGAACATGCCGTTGAAGCCGTAGGTAAACCAGCTGGCGAAGAGGGATGCCTGCCGCCATGCGTATTAGCATATTATCGCCACGAGTATGTAAGTATGGTGGGGAGGAGGTACAATCAAACTCAGGAGGTTATTAAACACCGGAATCGCAGACGCAATCACCCAGGCGACAACCCACAAGCCAAGGGTGATGCCCACCCAGGATCCCACAGCaatgatatccttcttgtgGATCCGATCGGTCCCCCGG is a window of Aspergillus nidulans FGSC A4 chromosome VI DNA encoding:
- a CDS encoding uncharacterized protein (transcript_id=CADANIAT00009855), which produces MRRDLSLETTELTTLRQDSELRSPASGSYHDPDADRTCGEILGLGGWKATLYLGSATSFTVLILNLVMVCWASFRHSDQDQRVLYSGNCDRTKELGTCVHLLINVLSTLLLSASNFGMQCLSAPTRKDIDRAHADNEWLDIGVHSIRNLRRIPRFRMLLWLSLALTSVPLHLFYNSTVYSSLSANSYDVYIGNSSFTSLTPADVANVYDPGWNGTEHYASAPRLVRMAAELERLSPEDCISTYETTFLSKYASVVLVSETFNGSTNVPAVDTAVIYVDTARIPGMGEYTETVPYKWICHDKLDKLYDDYYCTGSVGKVKSGDEWVVGGYKIDYCLAERTAEKCTLEYSLPLAIVVICVNFVKALLICLAPSLLGDGPLLTIGDGIGSFLRSPDETTQGNCLLTREIPGESEIKPLRYSVMPKRRWTSLSRARWVTCLLVYMASTAVCVGLLSRGLASMVNTEGVWTSGLAVISSQTLIESLYWPRDLIANVLIANTPQLIYSGIYFMSNSILTNMALSGEWVNFSLHRKGLRVSSKPQGHQRRTHFLSLPFRFGVPLIIVSALLHWLMSQSLYLVRIIAYSDPQTRNADYDTITLGYSPPAIVIGLCVGMLLPAGLVLFGCGRFQSGMPVAGSCSMAIAAACHPRGQTDEDRANLEYQRLKWGVEAYQNGEMWHCAFSNRKVMKPEDGMEYQ
- a CDS encoding uncharacterized protein (transcript_id=CADANIAT00009856), which encodes MSKASKKPRKSGASRDETEALADYLARLAPFVDDGENPTATRTARRALRHYTVERQNFLFSLGLDSNMSFPQALNRAVNIVHQLDDDLDEARKEIEELAQNVSELVKKNDELQTTNSVLEDAHDTLAQDKKDIEMVATNRERQLDTECAETNKFREKYYVVAEELLRRDKERYEAKALVEKFNELWTDIFKGWEDVCGSRADRRFKYGVSGVWKHLCDNIWCPDMPLPSNKAADLIRRYCPPVAGHKNADFQTRVRGIVDQAGDLRNELENSQFTVHINPALVRLEQDPYLSPTVVIFTSFGFAESLGYCNVPGTHPEANSRDAAV
- a CDS encoding copper transporter family protein (transcript_id=CADANIAT00009857); translated protein: MEHTHSTLLPRMAGMDMSSSATNASCSVEMLWNWKVIDSCFLSSTWHVTTKGMFAVSCIGVALLGVALEFLRRVSKDYEESLQRQFQRHAIAQLDDPLVCGVPASVVTYRASPLQQIIRAVLHVAQFGVAYITMLIAMYYNGYMIISIFIGAFLGKLFFDWGQYKVVLGQTQGPAAAKVEEEATKCCG
- a CDS encoding ferric reductase family protein (transcript_id=CADANIAT00009858), which produces MSNLDAVKRHIQDFSQDSELEYHWGYAARQVPCLNDAGACEYLDAVYHEHDLGMLYTFILWAVICGLLFLFVLGRTLFPLTRASAPVDRTHFADSQSCQNDKALLEDSRPRQNAPYRFGTAIKSMTRRYLLPESGCAFVFGHTTRLQLLILAILIGYLTVFTFVGITYKTWMSPVKGMPGVYNTRTGLGPWSDRIGVLAFALTPLAVMLSSRESLLSLITGIPYHHFMFLHRWLGYIIYIQSTLHTIGWTIIEGKLYQPQPSAWNTWVAQTYIIWGIVAMILLSVMVALSTPWGIRLTGYEVFRKLHYVLAMVYIGACWGHWAQLYCWMIASLVVWFLDRGIRLARTFTMHHFNTPNTSHGFGMHVPNARMTVFQRARDGDIVRLELEHNHDEWQIGQHFFLCFPALSVWQSHPMTPASVPGTNPRGQIHTYIIRARSGITKRLAQLAQTAQATSVVLNGPYGQSIVDEDFYRDDEINVFCVAGGTGVTFVLSLLLRLAQQAQRRGLLEFVWVVRRKDDLDWIQPELETLKKAAAAVRTFRIRIFVTRGAHDSTEPVAALGDPFSKEADAAVNCQTPSSPSTPSVSPHEHQDPTPTSTFTIHAPSSAASLASGDKNHPDLAAQVTDFVSRTVSGPTRVFASGPLGMIRDLRSAVASCNDPGKVWKGQERFDVQLVHDDRLEF